A single genomic interval of Saccharothrix saharensis harbors:
- a CDS encoding AMP-binding protein, whose translation MTLPVHRRIADIARAEPGRTALIGFDADLAERTLSWGELAGSVRDAVDALRAALDPDVPSCVVVEAANTLAAATGIAAALAAEVPVFPLHPATPAAERDVLFGLLGRRYGHVHLMDAGNRPGPAVVSAAAPSTRDGVAAYLLATGASTGVPKISARPGPLRYDPARTPSLVIRQTGWRTGQRQLIVGPLYHAAPFTAFVDALLDMNTVVLQPFFAAQWTVDLVRRYRVEWVQLTPTHMREILMLAEADPAAFDSLRALLHTAAACDADTKRGWIDLLGPERVFELYGATEGIGVTLARGDEWLARPGTVGRGVLTQLRVLDDDGAPVAPGEAGTVFMRTPQRVGRSDYVNDQVVRTTPDGFATVGDRGRLDRDGYLYLEPRDHGTINVGGEKVDPNEVEAALLAHPAVVDAVALAVPHRTLGSVVGVQVVLRPEVHVRKADLAAHCGRRLAGYKIPKHFAFVDRLPRSAAGKIQRWRLAADHEGGAPTP comes from the coding sequence ATGACCCTCCCCGTGCACCGGCGGATCGCCGACATCGCCCGCGCCGAACCCGGCCGGACGGCCCTGATCGGGTTCGACGCCGACCTGGCCGAGCGGACCCTGTCGTGGGGTGAACTCGCCGGGTCGGTGCGGGACGCGGTGGACGCGCTGCGGGCGGCGCTCGACCCGGACGTGCCGTCGTGCGTCGTAGTGGAAGCGGCCAACACCCTGGCCGCGGCGACCGGCATCGCGGCGGCGCTCGCGGCCGAGGTGCCCGTCTTCCCGTTGCACCCGGCCACCCCCGCGGCCGAGCGGGACGTCCTGTTCGGACTGCTCGGCCGCCGGTACGGGCACGTGCACCTGATGGACGCCGGGAACCGGCCGGGGCCGGCGGTGGTGTCGGCCGCCGCGCCGTCGACCCGGGACGGCGTCGCGGCCTACCTGCTGGCGACCGGCGCGAGCACGGGCGTGCCGAAGATCTCCGCACGACCGGGGCCGTTGCGCTACGACCCCGCGCGGACGCCGTCGCTGGTGATCCGGCAGACCGGGTGGCGGACCGGCCAGCGGCAGCTCATCGTCGGTCCGCTGTACCACGCGGCGCCGTTCACCGCGTTCGTGGACGCGCTGCTGGACATGAACACCGTTGTGCTGCAACCGTTCTTCGCCGCGCAGTGGACCGTCGACCTGGTGCGGCGGTACCGCGTCGAGTGGGTGCAGCTGACGCCGACCCACATGCGCGAGATCCTGATGCTCGCCGAAGCAGACCCGGCGGCCTTCGACAGCCTGCGGGCGCTCCTGCACACCGCGGCCGCCTGCGACGCGGACACCAAGCGCGGGTGGATCGACCTGCTCGGCCCCGAGCGGGTCTTCGAGCTGTACGGCGCGACCGAGGGCATCGGCGTGACGCTGGCCCGCGGTGACGAGTGGCTGGCCCGGCCGGGCACGGTCGGGCGCGGTGTGCTGACCCAGCTCCGCGTCCTGGACGACGACGGCGCACCGGTCGCGCCGGGCGAGGCCGGCACCGTGTTCATGCGCACCCCCCAGCGGGTGGGCCGGTCCGACTACGTCAACGACCAGGTCGTCCGCACCACTCCGGACGGCTTCGCCACCGTGGGCGACCGCGGCAGGCTCGACCGCGACGGCTACCTCTACCTCGAACCCCGCGACCACGGCACGATCAACGTGGGCGGTGAGAAGGTCGACCCGAACGAGGTCGAGGCCGCGTTGCTGGCCCACCCCGCGGTGGTCGACGCCGTCGCGCTCGCCGTGCCGCACCGGACCCTCGGGTCGGTGGTCGGCGTGCAGGTGGTGCTGCGCCCCGAGGTGCACGTCCGCAAGGCCGACCTCGCCGCGCACTGCGGTCGGCGGCTGGCCGGCTACAAGATCCCGAAGCACTTCGCGTTCGTCGACCGACTCCCCCGCTCCGCGGCCGGGAAGATCCAGCGCTGGCGGCTCGCCGCCGATCACGAAGGTGGTGCACCCACACCATGA
- a CDS encoding phosphopantetheine-binding protein: MVSVAEIADVLSAHPGVSRAGVAVVAHDGREVTVAAVELTEYLSGPVLRNHVRQQLGEDCGLNGVLVVDRLPVVDGAVDAAQVAAAVADGRCTLFEDPRDDVERRVAAIWSAQMDVRPVGATDDFLELGGDSLSALGIIAALEAEFDRPLDVYEFMSASSVRRLAEMLR, translated from the coding sequence ATGGTGAGCGTGGCCGAGATAGCCGACGTCCTGTCCGCGCACCCCGGTGTGAGCCGGGCCGGCGTCGCCGTCGTGGCGCACGACGGCCGTGAGGTCACCGTCGCGGCCGTCGAGCTGACCGAGTACCTGAGCGGGCCGGTGCTGCGCAACCACGTGCGGCAGCAGCTCGGCGAGGACTGCGGGCTCAACGGCGTGCTCGTCGTGGACCGGCTCCCGGTGGTCGACGGCGCGGTGGACGCCGCGCAGGTGGCGGCGGCCGTCGCCGACGGCCGGTGCACCCTCTTCGAGGACCCGCGCGACGACGTCGAGCGGCGGGTGGCGGCGATCTGGTCGGCGCAGATGGACGTCCGGCCGGTCGGCGCGACCGACGACTTCCTGGAGCTGGGCGGCGACTCGCTGTCCGCGCTCGGCATCATCGCCGCGCTCGAAGCGGAGTTCGACCGGCCGCTGGACGTGTACGAGTTCATGAGCGCGTCCAGCGTCCGGCGACTGGCCGAGATGCTGCGGTAG
- a CDS encoding AMP-binding protein produces the protein MTHGEAPPRSPAVHLVGGRTLSYGDLAALVGEAERSLRHDTKALVLCAGDRDPATLLTYLAALRLGHTVAFLPASSEILSKYQPEFVVPAPGGGSDLTALGYEPGADVGGSHVFRRRSTRPAGDIFPDTALLLSTSGTTGSPKAVRLSYDALADNAAAIVRALGVTAAERAPTTLPITHAYGLSVVNSHLSAGASIVLTDRSPLSLAMWDHATRAGATSFAAVPTTYAAFGPAHLNLLERTEIRTMTQSGARLGDELTMRLVRMMERRRGRFFPMYGQTEATSRITCLDPAALPDRLGSVGTAVPGGVITIAPTEAHDRAAPGEGAVHYRGPGVMLGYASGRDDLGRGPEVDLLDTGDLGYLRDGYLYLTGRTKRIVKVLGVRTSLDDLERVVERSGHPSAVVRGEDDVVYLFGAGDPEVHEQQRRRLAETLGVPSRHVAVRHVDRLPQTPGGKVDYRALAAAVDTREAGSWN, from the coding sequence GTGACGCACGGAGAGGCGCCGCCGCGGTCACCTGCCGTCCACCTCGTCGGCGGGCGGACGCTGTCCTACGGCGACCTGGCCGCGCTCGTCGGCGAAGCCGAGCGGTCACTGCGCCACGACACCAAGGCGTTGGTGCTGTGCGCGGGAGACCGCGACCCGGCCACGCTGTTGACCTACCTGGCCGCGCTGCGGCTCGGCCACACGGTCGCATTCCTGCCCGCCTCGTCCGAAATACTTTCGAAGTACCAACCGGAATTCGTGGTACCGGCACCCGGTGGAGGGTCGGACCTGACCGCGCTCGGCTACGAGCCCGGTGCGGACGTGGGAGGTTCGCACGTCTTCCGCAGGCGTTCGACGCGGCCCGCGGGCGACATCTTCCCGGACACGGCACTGCTGCTGTCGACTTCCGGAACGACGGGGAGCCCCAAAGCCGTGCGGCTGTCGTACGACGCGTTGGCCGACAACGCGGCCGCCATCGTCCGCGCCTTGGGCGTCACGGCCGCGGAACGCGCCCCGACCACGTTGCCGATTACCCATGCCTATGGCTTATCGGTCGTGAACAGCCACCTGAGCGCGGGCGCTAGCATCGTGCTGACCGACCGGTCACCGCTGTCCTTGGCGATGTGGGACCACGCGACCAGGGCGGGTGCCACCTCGTTCGCCGCCGTGCCGACGACCTACGCGGCGTTCGGCCCGGCACACCTGAACCTGCTGGAACGCACCGAGATCCGCACGATGACCCAGTCGGGCGCCCGTCTCGGCGACGAGCTGACGATGCGGCTGGTGCGGATGATGGAGCGGCGGCGGGGCCGGTTCTTCCCCATGTACGGCCAGACCGAGGCCACGTCGCGGATCACGTGCCTCGACCCGGCCGCCCTCCCGGACCGCCTCGGCTCGGTCGGGACGGCCGTGCCCGGTGGCGTCATCACCATCGCGCCCACCGAGGCGCACGACCGGGCCGCGCCCGGCGAGGGCGCCGTGCACTACCGCGGCCCGGGCGTGATGCTCGGCTACGCGAGCGGTCGCGACGACCTCGGCCGGGGACCCGAGGTCGACCTCCTCGACACGGGCGACCTGGGATACCTGCGGGACGGCTACCTCTACCTGACCGGGCGCACCAAGCGGATCGTCAAGGTGCTCGGCGTCCGCACCAGCCTGGACGACCTGGAGCGCGTGGTCGAGCGGTCCGGTCACCCGTCCGCCGTGGTCCGCGGCGAGGACGACGTGGTGTACCTGTTCGGCGCGGGCGACCCGGAGGTGCACGAGCAGCAGCGGCGGCGGTTGGCCGAGACCCTGGGGGTGCCGAGCCGGCACGTGGCGGTCCGCCACGTGGACCGCCTGCCCCAGACGCCGGGCGGCAAGGTCGACTACCGGGCGCTGGCGGCGGCCGTGGACACCCGGGAGGCGGGGTCGTGGAACTGA
- a CDS encoding acyl carrier protein: protein MNSEIRQFLFDSLTVMKYSTADMDDDTVLGPAGADLESLALAELSLRVEDHFGVRFNEDEAERFAAMTVGEFCAEVARRAQTATAT, encoded by the coding sequence ATGAATTCTGAGATCCGCCAGTTCCTTTTCGACTCGTTGACGGTCATGAAGTACAGCACCGCCGACATGGACGACGACACGGTGCTCGGCCCGGCAGGCGCCGACCTCGAATCGCTCGCCCTGGCGGAGCTCTCGCTCCGGGTGGAGGACCACTTCGGCGTCCGGTTCAACGAGGACGAGGCCGAGCGGTTCGCGGCCATGACGGTCGGCGAGTTCTGCGCCGAGGTGGCCCGACGCGCGCAGACCGCCACGGCGACGTGA
- a CDS encoding beta-ketoacyl-[acyl-carrier-protein] synthase family protein has product MSASVAVTGIGLVSPVGTAVEEVFEAVCAGRSAVVRPPAGHPLHGVLDAAAIGPVIDPESVMPPKEARVVDRSIVMAVRAADDALADAGIEIGRDVDPYRVAVVLSGVGGLATLADQAVERSRRGRLGVSPFLLPGVLPNMAAARVAIKFGVRGYTSSSGTACAAGGQSIGEAMRILRSGEADVVVCGCTEAPLFPTFADAFGNALALARGWPDPAGASRPFDRRRNGFVLGEGAGVLVLERSDFARARGAAVHASVLGWGATSDAHHPTTPRPDGSSAAESMRIALRDAGLSTGDIDYLNAHGTGTKAGDSAEASAIRGVFGDAMPPVSSTKGVTGHMLGASGVVEAAIGIAALRKGLLPPTHNLDDPDPACDLNHVRGEALPAAVGAVMSNSFGFGGHNVSVIFGSADG; this is encoded by the coding sequence GTGAGCGCAAGCGTTGCCGTGACGGGGATCGGGCTGGTCAGCCCGGTCGGCACCGCGGTCGAGGAGGTCTTCGAGGCGGTGTGCGCAGGCCGGTCCGCGGTCGTGCGCCCGCCGGCGGGCCACCCGCTGCACGGTGTGCTCGACGCGGCCGCGATCGGGCCGGTCATCGACCCGGAAAGCGTTATGCCGCCGAAGGAAGCGCGGGTCGTCGACCGCTCGATCGTGATGGCCGTGCGCGCCGCGGACGACGCCTTGGCCGACGCCGGGATCGAGATCGGCCGGGACGTCGACCCGTACCGCGTCGCGGTCGTGCTCTCCGGCGTCGGCGGGCTCGCGACGCTGGCGGACCAGGCGGTGGAGCGGTCCCGGCGCGGCCGGCTGGGCGTCAGCCCGTTCCTGCTGCCCGGCGTGCTGCCCAACATGGCGGCGGCGCGGGTCGCGATCAAGTTCGGCGTCCGCGGGTACACGTCGTCCTCCGGCACGGCGTGCGCCGCCGGCGGCCAGTCCATCGGCGAGGCGATGCGCATCCTCCGGTCGGGCGAAGCGGACGTGGTGGTGTGCGGGTGCACCGAAGCGCCGCTGTTCCCGACGTTCGCCGACGCCTTCGGCAACGCGCTGGCACTGGCCCGCGGCTGGCCCGACCCGGCCGGCGCGAGCCGCCCGTTCGACCGGCGCCGCAACGGTTTCGTGCTCGGTGAGGGCGCCGGTGTGCTCGTGCTGGAGCGGTCCGACTTCGCGCGGGCGCGCGGCGCGGCGGTGCACGCGAGCGTGCTCGGCTGGGGTGCGACGAGCGACGCGCACCACCCCACCACGCCCCGGCCGGACGGTTCCAGCGCGGCGGAGAGCATGCGGATCGCACTTCGGGATGCCGGACTGTCCACAGGCGACATCGACTACCTCAACGCCCACGGCACCGGCACGAAGGCGGGCGACTCCGCCGAGGCGTCGGCGATCCGGGGCGTGTTCGGCGACGCCATGCCGCCGGTCAGCTCGACCAAGGGGGTGACCGGGCACATGCTGGGCGCGTCCGGTGTGGTCGAAGCGGCGATCGGCATCGCCGCCCTGCGCAAGGGGCTGCTCCCACCGACCCACAACCTGGACGACCCCGACCCGGCCTGCGACCTCAACCACGTCCGCGGTGAGGCGCTGCCCGCCGCGGTCGGCGCGGTCATGTCGAACTCGTTCGGCTTCGGTGGCCACAACGTGAGCGTGATCTTCGGGAGTGCCGATGGCTGA
- a CDS encoding condensation domain-containing protein, with protein MAEQVVHDRVTVPFSGPGAGTAPLSWGQKSILQDMRNSDWTYNISGAHHLPERLTVADVAERLGRLMGKHTALRTRIGTDDEGNPCQVVHGSGEIDLEVMTFADHVDRTDAVDHGNKLWLKWMAAPLEEHTPWPLRMGVMQHRGEAVYLVLTLGHLVVDGVGGLLLMTDLGLGELVGRRVDPDAVRLADLARREATPELRRVSDRAMRHWETHLRSLPPLTFGGPDAPDYEAGRRCRNVRFQSRAAYLAVVELARRTRTDTGRVLLAVIATAIARTTGVSPLTLHVAAGNRYRPGLADVIGSVVQNAVLTLDLDGTVDDVVAQARQATTAALMNSYYDPDRLAELTARLDAERGYPARITCRINDRRFSTRTRADAVADAAPLTKDEIRARLPETYLKWNKFVYRWTDQLFVNIEDHSDTLYLQVVSDTDVFPAEQVEAMLHLVEELAIEAAFHPDVPTGASPARLSPVP; from the coding sequence ATGGCTGAGCAGGTCGTCCACGACCGCGTCACCGTGCCGTTCTCCGGGCCCGGCGCGGGCACCGCGCCGCTCAGCTGGGGCCAGAAGAGCATCCTCCAGGACATGCGCAACAGCGACTGGACCTACAACATCAGCGGTGCGCACCACCTGCCGGAGCGCCTCACCGTCGCCGACGTCGCCGAACGCCTGGGTCGGCTGATGGGCAAGCACACCGCGCTGCGGACGCGGATCGGCACCGACGACGAGGGCAACCCGTGCCAGGTGGTGCACGGCTCCGGGGAGATCGACCTCGAGGTCATGACCTTCGCCGACCACGTCGACCGCACCGACGCCGTCGACCACGGCAACAAGCTGTGGCTCAAGTGGATGGCGGCCCCGCTGGAAGAGCACACGCCGTGGCCGCTGCGCATGGGCGTGATGCAGCACCGCGGCGAAGCCGTGTACCTGGTGCTCACCCTCGGCCACCTGGTCGTGGACGGCGTGGGCGGGTTGCTGCTCATGACCGACCTCGGGCTGGGCGAGCTGGTCGGCCGCCGGGTGGACCCGGACGCGGTGCGGCTCGCCGACCTCGCCCGCCGCGAGGCGACGCCGGAGCTGCGACGGGTCAGCGACCGGGCCATGCGCCACTGGGAGACCCACCTCCGCTCCCTGCCACCGCTGACGTTCGGCGGACCGGACGCACCCGACTACGAAGCGGGACGGCGGTGCCGCAACGTGCGGTTCCAGTCGCGGGCCGCCTACCTGGCCGTGGTCGAGCTCGCCCGGCGGACCCGCACCGACACCGGACGGGTGCTGCTCGCGGTGATCGCCACCGCGATCGCCCGGACCACCGGCGTCTCCCCGCTGACCCTGCACGTGGCCGCCGGCAACCGGTACCGGCCCGGGCTGGCCGACGTCATCGGCTCGGTGGTCCAGAACGCCGTGCTCACCCTCGACCTCGACGGCACGGTCGACGACGTGGTCGCGCAGGCGCGCCAGGCCACGACCGCGGCCCTGATGAACTCCTACTACGACCCCGACCGGCTGGCGGAGCTGACCGCGCGCCTGGACGCCGAACGCGGCTACCCGGCCCGGATCACGTGCCGGATCAACGACCGGCGGTTCAGCACCAGGACCCGGGCCGACGCGGTGGCGGACGCCGCGCCGCTCACCAAGGACGAGATCAGGGCCCGGCTGCCCGAGACGTACCTCAAGTGGAACAAGTTCGTGTACCGGTGGACCGACCAGCTGTTCGTCAACATCGAGGACCACTCGGACACCCTCTACCTCCAGGTGGTCAGCGACACCGACGTGTTCCCCGCCGAGCAGGTCGAAGCGATGCTGCACCTGGTTGAGGAACTGGCCATCGAGGCCGCGTTCCACCCGGACGTGCCCACGGGCGCATCGCCCGCCCGGTTGTCGCCGGTGCCGTGA
- a CDS encoding 2-hydroxy-acid oxidase — MMRLVRAGRRGFTGDAAVLADDEHRAQVTDYFADLVRPFGAGPVTALSGQSYGEMARALVAGVVPATEPVDLLVLAFSIHDVWPGRATATYLSHVCPGTPMSFAICDQGSASPFTGLRVIGDYGARRALLVVVEQSSLPYESAAATPAAHRGVAMLYESARGTRVTEVRQYPDVAPEAVPEAARLEVAELSAGHPRARLVLSDSLVGVWPDRPDHTAAPAGQPTTGVWWQLAGAPEGAVLVGDYDRELRYLCFAVVEVE, encoded by the coding sequence GTGATGCGCCTGGTCCGCGCCGGGCGCAGGGGTTTCACCGGTGACGCCGCGGTGCTCGCCGACGACGAGCACCGCGCACAGGTGACCGACTACTTCGCCGACCTGGTCCGTCCCTTCGGCGCCGGGCCCGTCACCGCGTTGTCCGGCCAGTCCTACGGTGAGATGGCGCGGGCGTTGGTGGCGGGGGTCGTGCCCGCGACCGAGCCGGTCGACCTGCTGGTGCTGGCGTTCTCCATCCACGACGTGTGGCCGGGCCGCGCGACCGCGACCTACCTCAGCCACGTCTGCCCGGGCACGCCGATGTCGTTCGCCATCTGCGACCAGGGCAGCGCCTCGCCGTTCACCGGCTTGCGCGTCATCGGCGACTACGGCGCGCGGCGGGCGCTGCTCGTCGTGGTCGAGCAGTCCTCGCTGCCCTACGAGTCGGCGGCCGCGACACCGGCGGCGCACCGGGGCGTGGCCATGCTCTACGAATCGGCGCGGGGCACCCGGGTGACCGAGGTCCGCCAGTACCCCGACGTGGCGCCGGAGGCGGTCCCGGAGGCGGCTCGCCTCGAGGTGGCCGAGCTGTCGGCCGGCCACCCCCGCGCACGACTCGTGCTCAGCGACTCCCTCGTCGGGGTGTGGCCGGACCGCCCCGACCACACCGCGGCACCGGCCGGGCAGCCCACGACGGGCGTGTGGTGGCAGTTGGCCGGTGCGCCCGAGGGCGCGGTGCTGGTGGGCGACTACGACCGGGAGCTGCGGTACCTCTGCTTCGCCGTGGTCGAGGTCGAGTAG
- a CDS encoding phosphopantetheine-binding protein, giving the protein MTAPDAQIDIALRDRVVQAMTTVLKRLVEREEPITEDMHMADELGVSSSLGLELLLEVEEQLGIQIDVERMRPDELLTVGELATFIAGHSRPW; this is encoded by the coding sequence ATGACCGCACCCGACGCCCAGATCGACATCGCCCTGCGGGACCGCGTGGTCCAGGCCATGACGACCGTGCTCAAGCGACTGGTCGAACGCGAGGAGCCGATCACCGAGGACATGCACATGGCCGACGAGCTGGGCGTCAGCTCGTCGCTGGGGTTGGAGCTGCTGCTGGAGGTGGAGGAGCAGCTGGGCATCCAGATCGACGTGGAGCGGATGCGCCCGGACGAGCTGCTGACCGTCGGCGAGCTGGCCACGTTCATCGCCGGCCACAGCCGGCCCTGGTGA
- a CDS encoding 3-oxoacyl-[acyl-carrier-protein] synthase III C-terminal domain-containing protein, translated as MADPLGLTDIQVRLFRRFHGLDQVRFAPDRTPAELLRAAAEGLDELRGREHRVRYVIHGRAMPVVVPYPHNPLHDVCRRLGLGHALAFTVTHQSCASGLLAVELAGRLLAGDPDEDALALVLTGEKAFTRHARLLPGTSLFGEGASACLVSANGPRDRMLSFVCAQRGEFDGEFGDREDEFQRQYRPSLAEVITRAVTDAGLVLDDIRLVLPHNVNVVTWQRLCSLMDFPVRRVLLSNVPDNGHLFCTDAFANYRTARELDLLREGDHYLVATVGAGAGATFSAMVFQH; from the coding sequence TTGGCCGACCCGCTCGGCCTGACCGACATCCAGGTCAGGCTCTTCCGCCGGTTCCACGGGCTCGACCAGGTCCGGTTCGCCCCGGACCGGACTCCCGCCGAGCTGTTGCGGGCCGCCGCCGAAGGACTCGACGAGCTGCGCGGCCGGGAGCACCGCGTCCGGTACGTCATCCACGGCCGGGCGATGCCGGTCGTCGTGCCGTACCCGCACAACCCGCTGCACGACGTCTGCCGCCGGCTGGGACTCGGTCACGCGCTGGCCTTCACCGTCACGCACCAGAGCTGCGCCAGCGGGCTGCTGGCGGTCGAGCTGGCCGGCCGGCTGCTCGCCGGCGACCCGGACGAGGACGCGCTGGCGTTGGTGCTCACGGGCGAGAAGGCGTTCACCCGGCACGCGCGGCTGCTGCCGGGCACGTCGCTCTTCGGCGAGGGCGCGTCCGCCTGCCTGGTGAGCGCCAACGGGCCGCGTGACCGGATGTTGTCCTTCGTGTGCGCGCAACGCGGCGAGTTCGACGGCGAGTTCGGCGACCGGGAGGACGAGTTCCAGCGCCAGTACCGCCCGTCGCTGGCCGAGGTGATCACCCGGGCGGTCACCGACGCCGGACTCGTCCTGGACGACATCCGGTTGGTCCTGCCGCACAACGTCAACGTCGTGACCTGGCAACGCCTGTGCTCGCTCATGGACTTCCCGGTGCGGCGCGTATTGCTGTCGAACGTGCCCGACAACGGTCACCTGTTCTGCACCGACGCGTTCGCCAACTACCGCACCGCCCGGGAGCTGGACCTGCTCCGCGAGGGCGACCACTACCTCGTCGCGACCGTCGGCGCCGGAGCCGGGGCGACGTTCTCCGCGATGGTGTTCCAGCACTGA
- a CDS encoding glycosyltransferase: MSRFLLVVLPLQGHLYPMLAIGQELARAGHDVVWCGPENVLRPLVGPDATVHPTGTRAYRRYEETGMAGVRAMWDGYLIPFTRFTLGPVDEAVLEHKPDVVVTEQYALAGALVAHRHGVPWATLCTGTLELTPPEDLVGFDDYLAGKMAQAVAMAGLSDEPIDPRFSPHLVIALMTPGLVGDSVLPDRCVLTGAALGIRPNAPDFPWHLWDPDRRHVLVTVGTLVGHMVGDFYDRAAAVLAPMADEVQAVFVTSGVAAESFPDNAITAELVPMLDLMPKLDAVVCHAGGAVNEALTFGVPMVVAPVRAEQVALARQVARSGAGVEVSILDVTVAELDTAVRAVLDEPDYRRHARRIGAEFAAAGGAAAAAAHLVELASRT; the protein is encoded by the coding sequence GTGTCGCGGTTTCTGCTGGTCGTACTGCCGCTGCAAGGTCACCTCTACCCCATGCTCGCGATCGGGCAGGAGCTCGCCCGCGCGGGTCACGACGTCGTCTGGTGCGGTCCGGAGAACGTGCTGCGCCCGCTGGTCGGTCCGGATGCGACGGTGCACCCCACCGGCACCCGGGCCTACCGCCGCTACGAGGAGACGGGCATGGCCGGTGTGCGGGCGATGTGGGACGGGTACCTGATCCCGTTCACCCGCTTCACCCTCGGCCCCGTGGACGAGGCGGTGCTGGAGCACAAGCCGGACGTCGTCGTCACCGAGCAGTACGCGCTGGCCGGCGCGTTGGTGGCGCACCGCCACGGCGTGCCGTGGGCGACCCTGTGCACCGGCACGCTGGAGCTGACGCCGCCGGAGGACCTCGTCGGGTTCGACGACTACCTGGCCGGGAAGATGGCGCAGGCGGTGGCGATGGCGGGGCTGTCCGACGAACCGATCGACCCCCGGTTCTCGCCGCACCTGGTGATCGCCCTGATGACGCCCGGGCTGGTGGGTGACTCCGTGCTGCCCGACCGCTGCGTGCTCACCGGCGCGGCGCTGGGCATCCGGCCGAACGCACCCGACTTCCCCTGGCACCTCTGGGATCCGGACCGCAGGCACGTGCTGGTCACGGTCGGCACGCTGGTCGGCCACATGGTCGGCGACTTCTACGACCGGGCCGCGGCGGTGCTCGCGCCCATGGCGGACGAGGTGCAGGCCGTCTTCGTGACCTCCGGCGTGGCCGCGGAGTCCTTCCCGGACAACGCCATCACCGCCGAGCTGGTGCCGATGCTCGACCTGATGCCGAAGCTGGACGCGGTGGTGTGCCACGCCGGTGGCGCCGTCAACGAGGCGCTCACCTTCGGGGTACCGATGGTCGTCGCGCCGGTCCGGGCCGAGCAGGTGGCGCTGGCGCGGCAGGTCGCCCGGTCGGGCGCGGGCGTCGAGGTGTCCATCCTCGACGTCACGGTGGCCGAACTGGACACCGCGGTGCGGGCGGTGCTCGACGAGCCGGACTACCGGCGGCACGCCCGCCGGATCGGGGCGGAGTTCGCCGCCGCCGGTGGCGCGGCGGCCGCTGCGGCCCACCTGGTCGAGTTGGCGTCCCGCACGTGA
- a CDS encoding alpha/beta fold hydrolase, translating to MDGSGVKALPAAEEFAWARQRRADIRRAGGVLDLVAPLRTGGAGPALFCAPPLVGASWCYLALLPHLPPGHPVYGLQLRGLRRPEPLPVDMAELARDFADRIRLTQPHGPYHLFGWSIGGNVAHAIAEELERRGHEVGLLVLGDTMPGLPNSLSVADDNLWLVCDFVLREFGYQPVVEPDDPDPARRMLDVVRGRPGLGLHEWPDRQLLALPHVIRNNLALAQRHRPGRVRCPVLFLSATEDGRTTGAKVASWDDCVSGPVDVVEVDCLHEHMLLPAPVARIGAAIAARLAGNPKSSAPIADASESPIATGESRT from the coding sequence GTGGACGGGTCCGGGGTGAAGGCGCTGCCGGCGGCCGAGGAGTTCGCGTGGGCGAGGCAGCGGCGGGCCGACATCCGCCGCGCGGGTGGTGTGCTGGACCTGGTGGCGCCGCTGCGGACGGGTGGTGCCGGTCCCGCGCTGTTCTGCGCCCCGCCGCTGGTCGGCGCGAGCTGGTGCTACCTCGCGCTGCTGCCGCACCTCCCACCCGGGCACCCGGTGTACGGCCTGCAACTGCGGGGCCTGCGCAGGCCCGAACCGCTGCCGGTCGACATGGCCGAGCTGGCGCGGGACTTCGCCGATCGGATCAGGCTCACCCAGCCGCACGGCCCGTACCACCTGTTCGGGTGGTCGATCGGCGGCAACGTGGCGCACGCGATAGCCGAGGAGCTGGAGCGGCGTGGTCACGAGGTCGGCCTTCTCGTCCTCGGCGACACGATGCCCGGCCTGCCGAACAGCCTCAGCGTGGCCGACGACAACCTGTGGCTGGTGTGCGACTTCGTGCTGCGCGAGTTCGGCTACCAGCCGGTGGTCGAGCCGGACGATCCCGACCCGGCGCGCCGGATGCTCGACGTGGTCCGCGGCCGGCCGGGGCTGGGGCTGCACGAGTGGCCGGATCGCCAACTGCTCGCCCTGCCGCACGTGATCAGGAACAACCTCGCGCTGGCACAACGGCACCGCCCCGGCCGGGTCCGCTGCCCGGTGCTGTTCCTGTCGGCCACCGAGGACGGGCGGACCACCGGGGCGAAGGTGGCCTCGTGGGACGACTGCGTGAGCGGGCCGGTCGACGTCGTCGAAGTGGACTGCCTGCACGAGCACATGCTGCTGCCGGCCCCGGTCGCGCGGATCGGCGCCGCGATCGCGGCCCGCCTCGCCGGGAACCCGAAGTCGTCCGCGCCGATCGCGGACGCGTCCGAAAGCCCGATTGCCACAGGGGAATCGCGAACCTAG